The genomic segment TCAAAAATATATAAATCAGATATACCAGATAAAAACAGACTCAGGCTTTTAGAAAAAAATTATCTTACAATATGTTCAAAAATAACCGGCTCAGACACCAGGCCTGTCGGGGTTGTAATGGTTGCAGTTGAAGAGAAGCATATAAAGGAGATACAGGAAAAATTTGTTTCTTCATCTATAAACTCTAAAAAAAATCTTCAATTCTGGATTTTATGTATAAGCCTGGTATCCCTTGTGCTTTTTATTGTTATATCATTTTTTATTGCAGCAGAAATTGAGCATCCTTTACAGCAGGTAATACAAGGTTTGACTTCCAGTGTTTTAACTGTAACTTCAGCATCCACTCAGATTGCCTCGGCAAGCAGCAAACTTGCTGCAGGTGCATCTGAACAGGCTGCTGATTCTGGTCAGGCTTCTGATTCATTAAATAAAATGGCAGCTGCAAGCCGGGATGCTTCTGAGTTAACCGTAGCTGCAGGGAGTGTGATGAATGAAAATATAAAAAAATCTATAAAAACTGTCAGAATGCTTGAAGATTTAACAGAAAAGATCAAAATGATTGAAAATGACAGTGATCAAATGAACCAGATTGTAAAAACCATTGATGAAATAGCATTTCAGACTAACCTACTGTCTTTGAATGCTTCCATTGAAGCAGCAAGAGCAGGTGAACATGGCTCAGGATTTGCGGTTGTTGCCAGTGAAGTAAGAAATCTGGCTTTAAGAACAACAAAGGCAGCAAAAGCCACACAGGAGCTTTTGAATAAAAACATTTTGAGAATATCTGAATCTGCAAAAGCAGTTCACTCCATAGACAGGGATTTTGATGAGATCATTAAGTCTGCTGTAAACATGGGAGATAAAACACATGCTATTACAGAAGCAATTAAAAGCCTTGCATTCACCATAGAGCAGATTAATAATGGTGTGCTGGAAATGGATGGTATTGCCCAGGAAAATGCTGCAAATGCAGAAGAATTTGCAGTATCTTCCGAAACACTGGGGTCTCAGACAGATTATTTATTAAAATTCATAGACGAACTGTCTGTTCTGGTTGGCAATAAACACAGAAAAAAAGCTTACGCAGAAAACGTAAGCCTTGATAATCATTGGTGGAGCT from the Desulfonema limicola genome contains:
- a CDS encoding methyl-accepting chemotaxis protein, producing the protein MKSIKYKIIIKFSIFGTLIFIIIGTVISLKLDYTLEAQSEFLSERIISIINTNLLGQHNQCRNKIDLIEHDIYKLTKDISKNNEILKGIEIFRITYLNSILETYKKDIDFAVIFDSKGRHTASYPSDTGANVDIKWIENFLKSWKLGQDALKSFDSEQKGRLSAITKHDYNFIKAFSLTEKYPAEQDIITIASAELIKDDFGEPLACLVSGRILNNYNKPLQDFYNAAKVPCAVYLGIRPVAHAGFFDKKTSSKSLKSLQISPETLSKIYKSDIPDKNRLRLLEKNYLTICSKITGSDTRPVGVVMVAVEEKHIKEIQEKFVSSSINSKKNLQFWILCISLVSLVLFIVISFFIAAEIEHPLQQVIQGLTSSVLTVTSASTQIASASSKLAAGASEQAADSGQASDSLNKMAAASRDASELTVAAGSVMNENIKKSIKTVRMLEDLTEKIKMIENDSDQMNQIVKTIDEIAFQTNLLSLNASIEAARAGEHGSGFAVVASEVRNLALRTTKAAKATQELLNKNILRISESAKAVHSIDRDFDEIIKSAVNMGDKTHAITEAIKSLAFTIEQINNGVLEMDGIAQENAANAEEFAVSSETLGSQTDYLLKFIDELSVLVGNKHRKKAYAENVSLDNHWWS